A stretch of Canis lupus baileyi chromosome 7, mCanLup2.hap1, whole genome shotgun sequence DNA encodes these proteins:
- the MCCD1 gene encoding mitochondrial coiled-coil domain protein 1, translating into MVLPLPWLSCCCRRLLLPSWPLAPQSSWRCCSQSPKASTKEQTSSTSSGKRSPPRGPRPRPTAELAQAEELLEQQLELYQALLEGQEGAWEAQALVLKIQKLKEQMRRHRESLGDA; encoded by the exons ATGGTACTCCCTCTGCCCTGGCTCTCCTGTTGCTGCCGTCGCCTGCTCCTGCcttcctggcccctggccccccaGAGCTCCTGGAGGTGCTGCTCCCAGAGCCCCAAGGCGAGCACAAAAGAGCAGACCAGCTCCACAAGCAGTGGGAAGAGGTCACCCCCAAGG ggtcccaggccccgccccacaGCTGAGCTGGCCCAAGCTGAGGAGTTGCTGGAGCAGCAGCTGGAGCTGTACCAGGCTCTTCTGGAAGGGCAAGAAGGGGCTTGGGAAGCCCAGGCCCTGGTGCTCAAGATCCAGAAGCTGAAGGAACAGATGAGGAGACACCGGGAGAGCCTAGGAGACGCCTAA